One genomic segment of Nitrospirota bacterium includes these proteins:
- a CDS encoding error-prone DNA polymerase, producing the protein MMYVELHAKSTFSFLESSALPETLADRASQLEYPALAVVDRDGVYGAPRFYRAAKARGLRAIVGAEVALEGGGRLPLLVESRAGYQNLCRMITAAKLRAPKGRAAVTPADLEAHAAGLVCLTGGDEGALAQRHPETWPRLLDQLVGVFGRGNVYVELQRHHDREQEARNLALVDLAATAGLPLLATNGVTHEDAESKPLLDVLTAIRYGVPLDCAGRLLAANDERRLKSPLEMARLFADHPEAVANTVALADRLRFTLEDLGYRFPDYPVPPGETMDSHLHQLAWAGAKDRYRPLHEKARRQIERELALITKLELAGYFLIVWDVVDFCRKENILVQGRGSAANSAVCYSLGITAVDPVGMELLFERFLSEERGEWPDIDLDLPSGEQRERVIQYLYRRYGERGAAMTANVITYRGRSAAREVGKALGFPPDALDRLSKLVSQWGDFEAPVEMTRRLSQAGVDPAHPRVRHFVALWRKIQDLPRHIGQHSGGMVLCQGRLDAVVPLEPATMPGRVVIQWDKEDCADLGILKVDLLGLGMMAVLEESLGLIRRQGGDVDLAHLPPDDPTVYAALQKADTIGLFQVESRAQMASLPRMKPERFYDLVVQVAIIRPGPIVGQMAHPYFNRRAGREPVTYAHPSLEPILKRTLGVPLFQEQLLRIAMVAAGFTGGQAEELRRAMGFKRSEIRMRELETALRSGMSRNGITGKAQDEIVRAITAFALYGFPESHAASFALLAYASAYLRTHHAPAFYAALINNQPLGFYHVSTVVKDAQRRGVRMLPVNVRCSAWRCTVEHGGVRLGLLCVKGLRAEVGARIETERQRRPFASIEDFARRTGASPPELRVLAEIGALNGLAPERRAALWEAERAARSTGPLLEGIEPTADPSPLAPMTTAERLSADYGGTGLTIGPHPMRLCRRELATDGVVAAKNLAAIPDGRWVRTAGMVIARQRPGTAKGFFFVSLEDETGIANLIFTPRLFERDRVVLVTEPFLWVEGVLQNQDGVVAIKARRVKPLAVGHEVVPSHDFH; encoded by the coding sequence ATGATGTATGTGGAGCTGCACGCCAAGAGCACGTTCAGTTTTTTAGAAAGCAGCGCGCTGCCCGAGACCCTCGCGGACCGCGCCTCCCAATTGGAGTATCCGGCGTTGGCCGTGGTGGATCGGGACGGCGTGTACGGGGCGCCCAGGTTCTACCGGGCGGCCAAGGCCCGCGGGCTCCGTGCGATCGTGGGCGCCGAGGTGGCGCTGGAAGGCGGGGGTCGTCTGCCGCTCTTGGTGGAGAGTCGAGCCGGTTATCAAAACCTCTGCCGCATGATCACGGCTGCGAAGCTTCGCGCGCCCAAGGGCCGGGCCGCGGTCACGCCGGCTGACCTGGAAGCGCACGCCGCCGGGTTGGTGTGCCTGACCGGCGGGGATGAGGGCGCGTTGGCGCAGCGGCATCCCGAGACCTGGCCCAGGCTGCTCGATCAGCTGGTCGGGGTGTTCGGCCGCGGCAATGTGTACGTCGAACTGCAACGCCATCACGATCGAGAGCAGGAAGCCCGCAATCTCGCGCTGGTCGACTTGGCCGCGACCGCGGGGTTGCCGCTCCTGGCGACCAACGGCGTGACGCACGAGGACGCGGAGAGCAAGCCGCTGCTGGACGTGCTCACCGCTATCCGCTACGGCGTCCCGCTCGATTGCGCGGGGCGCTTGCTGGCGGCCAATGACGAGCGAAGGCTGAAATCCCCCCTCGAGATGGCTCGGCTGTTCGCCGATCATCCCGAGGCCGTGGCCAATACCGTGGCGCTGGCTGACCGCCTGCGCTTCACGTTGGAGGACCTGGGGTATCGCTTTCCCGACTATCCGGTTCCGCCCGGCGAAACCATGGATTCGCACCTGCATCAGCTCGCGTGGGCGGGAGCAAAGGACCGCTATCGTCCTCTGCACGAAAAGGCCCGTCGCCAGATCGAGCGCGAGTTGGCCTTGATCACCAAGCTGGAACTGGCCGGGTACTTCTTGATCGTCTGGGACGTGGTGGACTTTTGCCGGAAAGAGAACATTCTGGTCCAGGGCCGCGGGTCGGCCGCCAATAGCGCGGTCTGTTACAGCCTCGGCATCACCGCGGTGGATCCGGTGGGGATGGAGCTGCTGTTCGAACGGTTCTTGTCCGAGGAGCGGGGCGAGTGGCCGGATATCGACTTGGATCTGCCCAGCGGGGAGCAGCGCGAGCGTGTGATCCAGTACCTGTATCGCCGCTACGGCGAGCGCGGCGCAGCCATGACCGCGAACGTCATTACCTACCGCGGCCGCAGTGCGGCGCGTGAAGTGGGCAAGGCGCTCGGGTTTCCACCGGATGCGCTGGACCGGCTTTCCAAGCTGGTGAGCCAATGGGGAGATTTTGAAGCGCCGGTCGAGATGACGCGCCGGTTGTCGCAGGCCGGCGTGGACCCCGCGCATCCCAGGGTCCGACACTTCGTGGCATTGTGGCGCAAGATCCAGGACCTGCCGCGCCACATCGGCCAGCACTCGGGCGGGATGGTGCTCTGCCAGGGCCGGCTGGACGCGGTCGTGCCCTTGGAGCCTGCCACCATGCCCGGCCGGGTCGTCATCCAATGGGACAAGGAAGATTGTGCGGACCTCGGCATCCTGAAAGTCGATTTGTTGGGGTTGGGCATGATGGCCGTGCTGGAAGAAAGCCTCGGATTGATCCGGCGACAAGGCGGCGACGTGGACCTGGCGCACCTGCCGCCGGACGATCCCACGGTCTATGCCGCGCTCCAGAAGGCCGACACGATCGGACTGTTTCAAGTCGAAAGCCGGGCGCAGATGGCGTCGCTGCCGCGGATGAAACCCGAGCGCTTCTACGACCTGGTGGTGCAGGTGGCCATCATCCGGCCCGGGCCGATCGTGGGGCAGATGGCACATCCGTATTTCAATCGCCGCGCCGGACGCGAGCCGGTGACCTATGCCCACCCGTCGTTGGAGCCGATTCTTAAACGCACGTTGGGCGTGCCGCTGTTTCAGGAACAACTGTTGCGGATCGCCATGGTGGCGGCGGGCTTCACCGGCGGGCAGGCCGAAGAACTGCGCCGGGCCATGGGATTCAAACGCTCCGAGATCCGGATGCGGGAACTCGAAACCGCCCTGCGCAGCGGAATGAGCCGCAATGGGATCACCGGGAAGGCGCAGGACGAGATCGTGCGCGCGATCACCGCGTTCGCATTGTATGGATTTCCTGAATCCCACGCCGCGAGCTTTGCCTTGTTGGCTTATGCGAGCGCGTACCTCCGAACGCATCACGCCCCGGCGTTCTACGCCGCGCTGATCAACAACCAGCCCCTGGGGTTCTACCACGTGTCCACGGTGGTCAAAGACGCGCAGCGTCGCGGCGTGCGCATGCTGCCGGTGAACGTCCGATGCTCGGCCTGGCGCTGCACCGTGGAGCATGGCGGGGTGCGGCTCGGGCTCTTGTGCGTCAAAGGCCTGCGGGCGGAGGTCGGTGCTAGGATCGAGACGGAGCGTCAGCGCCGGCCGTTCGCTTCGATCGAGGATTTCGCGCGTCGGACCGGCGCGAGCCCCCCGGAGCTCCGGGTGCTGGCGGAGATCGGCGCGCTCAACGGCCTGGCCCCCGAGCGCCGCGCTGCCTTGTGGGAGGCCGAGCGCGCGGCGCGGTCCACGGGGCCGCTGTTGGAGGGGATCGAGCCCACTGCCGATCCGTCACCGCTGGCTCCCATGACGACCGCCGAACGATTGAGCGCTGATTATGGCGGCACCGGTCTCACGATCGGCCCGCATCCCATGCGTCTCTGCCGGAGGGAACTTGCGACTGATGGCGTCGTGGCGGCCAAGAACCTGGCCGCGATCCCGGACGGCCGCTGGGTCCGGACCGCGGGCATGGTGATCGCTCGCCAACGGCCGGGCACGGCCAAGGGGTTTTTCTTCGTGAGCCTGGAGGACGAGACAGGCATCGCCAATCTCATTTTTACGCCGCGCCTGTTCGAGCGCGACCGCGTGGTGCTGGTCACCGAACCGTTCCTTTGGGTCGAGGGCGTGTTGCAGAACCAGGACGGCGTGGTGGCCATCAAGGCGCGCCGGGTCAAACCGCTGGCAGTGGGCCACGAGGTAGTCCCCTCTCATGACTTTCACTAG
- a CDS encoding NAD-dependent epimerase/dehydratase family protein — MKIFVTGGTGYVGNAVVAALCRAGHDVSALTRSPDKTKLVERFGAKAVQGDIAHPETLAVVIKHTDAVIHTAAEASAHAGVVDRRLVEYLLEAVAQSDGLRRFVYTSGVWVLGDTGGKFVDESGSTKRPAEIVGWRPAVEELIDNGMARGITAWTIRPGIVYGGSGGITAMLFTSAEKEGAVRVVGEGRNHWAMVHRDDLADLYVRVVEQAPAGHIFNATDGSRLTVRSIAEVLSRAAGCGGKVIATPLAEARKGMGPFADALALDQQVSGVLAERLLGWEPKHRSLVGEAEALWRSYKAGA; from the coding sequence ATGAAGATCTTCGTCACCGGGGGCACCGGGTACGTGGGCAATGCCGTGGTCGCGGCGTTGTGCCGGGCCGGACACGACGTGAGTGCGCTCACGCGCAGTCCGGATAAGACCAAGCTGGTGGAGCGATTCGGGGCCAAGGCGGTCCAGGGCGACATCGCGCACCCGGAGACGCTCGCTGTCGTTATCAAACACACCGACGCGGTCATCCACACTGCGGCCGAAGCCTCGGCGCACGCGGGCGTGGTGGACCGGCGACTCGTCGAGTATCTGTTGGAGGCGGTGGCCCAGTCGGACGGGCTGCGGCGGTTCGTCTACACCAGCGGCGTGTGGGTGTTGGGCGATACCGGGGGCAAGTTCGTGGACGAGTCCGGGTCCACCAAGCGCCCCGCTGAGATCGTGGGGTGGCGGCCCGCGGTGGAAGAACTGATCGACAACGGGATGGCGCGTGGCATCACGGCGTGGACCATTCGTCCCGGCATCGTATACGGCGGCTCCGGGGGGATCACGGCCATGCTGTTCACGTCGGCTGAAAAAGAAGGCGCGGTACGCGTCGTCGGTGAGGGACGCAACCACTGGGCCATGGTGCACCGAGACGATCTGGCCGATCTCTACGTTCGGGTCGTCGAGCAGGCGCCCGCGGGCCACATCTTCAACGCCACCGACGGGTCGCGGCTCACGGTTCGATCGATCGCGGAGGTGTTGAGTCGGGCCGCCGGATGCGGCGGCAAGGTCATCGCTACGCCCCTGGCCGAGGCCCGAAAAGGCATGGGCCCGTTCGCGGACGCGCTCGCACTGGACCAGCAAGTTTCCGGGGTGCTTGCGGAGCGTTTGCTTGGCTGGGAGCCCAAACATCGTTCATTGGTGGGTGAAGCAGAAGCACTCTGGCGTTCTTATAAGGCTGGCGCATAG
- a CDS encoding FAD-dependent oxidoreductase: protein MSDTHAVDYLIIGGGIAGTTAAESIRKRTAGSVMIVTSEAHTLYSRVRLPDYVAGQITRERVFMKDEPWYRERGISLVRERTVQSLSRADRSVRLSDGSTVRYGTLLLAMGGAARHLSCPGADWAGVHYLRTIDDADRLVSSISAATRAVVVGGGFIGLELARGFAQRGRETTLVLMEPRFWPQFFDNEANSMVESTLRNHGVDVRYSEQLQAIRGNGSLHEAVMATGASFSCDIMGVGIGIGTLHPFIKDAGLDIRKGIVTDEYLRTSDPYIFAAGDVAEFFDVTRGQSNQIGNWSNAMEQGKVAALNMTGDATPYRFVGNYVITVFGLSVGLTGDPAAPAGTEIIARRSPERGTYARLFVRDGVIKGAAVLNAPKENITISQLIKQEIRIDHVRAQLADPSFDLKSLLTTP from the coding sequence ATGTCCGACACTCACGCGGTTGACTATCTGATCATCGGCGGCGGAATCGCCGGGACCACGGCGGCGGAGAGCATCCGCAAAAGAACTGCGGGGTCCGTCATGATCGTCACCAGCGAGGCGCATACGCTGTACTCCCGGGTGCGCCTGCCCGACTACGTGGCAGGGCAAATCACCCGCGAACGCGTGTTCATGAAGGATGAGCCCTGGTATCGCGAGCGGGGCATCTCGCTGGTGCGGGAACGCACGGTGCAGTCGTTGTCTCGGGCCGACCGATCCGTCCGCCTGAGCGACGGCTCGACCGTGCGCTACGGTACGCTGTTGTTGGCGATGGGCGGCGCGGCCCGCCATCTCTCGTGCCCGGGCGCGGACTGGGCCGGGGTGCACTATCTGCGGACCATCGATGACGCGGACCGACTGGTGTCTTCCATCTCGGCTGCGACCCGCGCCGTGGTCGTTGGCGGAGGGTTCATCGGCCTGGAACTGGCGCGAGGCTTCGCACAACGGGGGCGAGAGACCACGCTCGTCCTCATGGAGCCGCGCTTCTGGCCCCAGTTTTTCGACAATGAAGCCAACTCGATGGTCGAGAGCACCCTTCGGAACCACGGCGTCGACGTGCGCTATTCCGAGCAGCTTCAAGCGATCCGGGGCAATGGTTCCCTCCACGAGGCCGTGATGGCGACCGGCGCTTCCTTTTCGTGCGATATCATGGGCGTGGGGATCGGCATCGGCACGCTGCACCCGTTCATCAAAGACGCGGGGTTGGACATCCGGAAGGGCATCGTGACCGACGAGTACCTTCGGACAAGTGATCCGTACATCTTCGCTGCCGGCGACGTAGCCGAGTTCTTCGATGTGACTCGCGGCCAGAGCAACCAGATCGGAAACTGGTCCAACGCGATGGAGCAGGGAAAGGTGGCGGCATTGAACATGACGGGAGACGCCACGCCGTACCGGTTCGTCGGCAACTACGTGATCACCGTGTTCGGCCTCAGCGTGGGCCTCACCGGAGACCCCGCCGCGCCAGCGGGGACCGAAATCATCGCCCGTCGCTCACCCGAACGCGGAACCTACGCCCGCCTCTTCGTGCGCGACGGCGTCATCAAAGGCGCCGCGGTCCTCAACGCGCCCAAAGAAAACATCACGATCAGCCAGTTGATCAAACAGGAAATCCGCATCGACCACGTCCGTGCTCAACTCGCCGACCCGTCGTTCGACCTCAAGTCGCTGCTGACGACACCGTAG
- a CDS encoding DCC1-like thiol-disulfide oxidoreductase family protein → MSNTPRAMSEVQVGVPTPLILYDGVCRLCTGTVLFVIKRDRRKRFRFASMQSPLGQRLLRSVGLSPDELKTFVLVDESRHFTKSEAALRVAADLGGLWRAVSLLRVIPGPIRDGVYDWVARNRYRWFGRLDQCLVPVPDVLDRFVDER, encoded by the coding sequence GTGTCCAACACACCACGCGCGATGTCGGAAGTCCAAGTGGGCGTCCCGACCCCGCTTATTCTATACGATGGCGTGTGCCGATTGTGCACAGGTACGGTCCTCTTCGTCATCAAGCGCGATCGCCGCAAGCGCTTTCGCTTCGCGTCCATGCAGTCTCCATTGGGGCAGCGGCTCTTGCGGAGCGTCGGGCTGTCTCCGGACGAGCTGAAAACCTTTGTGTTGGTGGACGAGAGCCGCCATTTCACCAAGTCCGAGGCCGCGCTGCGCGTGGCCGCGGACCTGGGCGGCCTGTGGCGGGCGGTTTCTCTGCTGAGGGTGATTCCCGGACCCATCCGAGACGGGGTGTACGACTGGGTCGCGAGGAACCGGTATCGATGGTTCGGCAGATTGGACCAGTGTCTGGTGCCGGTGCCGGATGTGCTGGATCGGTTCGTTGATGAACGTTGA